The proteins below are encoded in one region of Micromonospora pisi:
- a CDS encoding glycosyltransferase family 2 protein: MPKATTESSGAHPGGTWRLVNGPRPALSERVGRLVGLRVLRFPGSRGVLVVAGTMDRLHELLPQPRALTPTSRARIVVAYWRRPRKAWSGRIGPVDYLIRQRVALPRLGRGTATVRLRLSEPLPLREVLRGAVHALAPTLPLPAPVSANLTSQGGTTAYLPTQLGAAVVTDALPLSTDIRAHDIVLRHPGVTAADGPVDERPYAVAVPTGRHGAQTPGGESVVLVDARRINPRGRRGGSYRPEAGTVRLDLEPTGRPARRPRAESDRRPLGGPGLDATTLATLRQVSLVECPPLTDERPFDTAALLVQLAMTGAVLRVPALPPRVAELLAPELRAVLATAPPVDDPLALEARSVRQRRAAMRGHAAGFALPRVAADALPELNRPPSVSAILATRRPEMLAGAVRAMIDQTYPELEIILCLHGIDLPTEVATMLTGSGRPYEIVRVAGTTGFGAALGEATRRARGSLVTKFDDDDSYGTEHVWDLVLARHYSGATLVGKGTEFVFLETLGVTVRRPSGVPESNGEMVAGGTMLLAKGDLEAVGGWRPVPRSVDYGVIERLRRDGAVIYRTHPLGYIYHRRESGHTWDPGQQYFLDTAFARWPGIPTEAFANPVAEGTGPVPEPLGAPLEVAGPGQLGG, translated from the coding sequence ATGCCGAAAGCCACAACTGAATCGTCCGGCGCACACCCGGGCGGTACGTGGCGACTGGTCAACGGCCCGCGGCCGGCACTCAGCGAACGGGTGGGCCGCCTGGTCGGCCTGCGGGTGCTGAGGTTCCCGGGATCGCGTGGCGTGCTGGTCGTCGCCGGCACCATGGACCGGTTGCACGAGCTGCTGCCGCAACCCCGGGCGCTCACGCCGACCAGCCGCGCCCGGATCGTCGTCGCCTACTGGCGTCGGCCACGCAAGGCATGGTCCGGACGGATCGGCCCGGTCGACTACCTGATCCGGCAGCGGGTGGCCCTGCCCCGGCTCGGGCGCGGTACCGCGACCGTCCGGCTCCGGCTCAGTGAGCCGCTCCCACTGCGGGAGGTCCTGCGCGGGGCGGTGCACGCCCTCGCCCCGACCCTGCCGCTGCCCGCCCCGGTCAGCGCGAACCTGACCAGCCAGGGTGGGACGACGGCGTACCTGCCGACCCAGCTCGGCGCGGCCGTGGTGACCGACGCGCTGCCGCTGAGCACCGACATCCGGGCACACGACATCGTGTTGCGCCACCCCGGCGTGACAGCGGCGGACGGCCCGGTCGACGAACGCCCGTACGCGGTCGCGGTGCCGACCGGCCGGCACGGCGCACAGACTCCCGGCGGCGAGTCCGTGGTGCTGGTCGACGCCCGGCGGATCAACCCTCGGGGGCGCCGGGGCGGCTCCTACCGGCCCGAGGCGGGCACGGTCCGGCTCGACCTGGAACCGACCGGTCGCCCCGCCCGTCGCCCCCGTGCCGAGTCCGACCGCCGCCCGCTGGGCGGCCCCGGTCTGGACGCCACGACTCTGGCCACCCTCCGTCAGGTGAGCTTGGTCGAGTGCCCGCCGTTGACCGACGAGCGACCGTTCGACACCGCCGCGCTCCTGGTCCAGTTGGCGATGACCGGAGCGGTGCTGCGCGTGCCGGCGTTGCCACCCCGGGTGGCGGAACTGCTCGCACCCGAACTGCGCGCCGTGCTCGCCACCGCGCCACCGGTCGACGACCCGCTCGCGCTGGAGGCGCGCAGCGTACGGCAGCGCCGGGCGGCGATGCGCGGCCACGCGGCCGGGTTCGCCCTGCCCCGGGTGGCGGCGGACGCGCTGCCGGAGCTGAACCGCCCGCCGTCGGTGAGCGCGATCCTGGCAACCCGGCGACCGGAGATGCTCGCCGGCGCGGTACGCGCGATGATCGACCAGACCTACCCCGAGCTGGAGATCATCCTCTGCCTGCACGGCATCGACCTGCCCACCGAGGTGGCGACGATGCTCACCGGGTCCGGCCGCCCGTACGAGATCGTGCGCGTGGCCGGGACGACCGGTTTCGGTGCGGCGCTCGGCGAGGCGACCCGGCGGGCCCGGGGCAGTCTCGTGACCAAGTTCGACGACGACGACAGTTACGGCACCGAGCACGTCTGGGACCTGGTGCTCGCCCGGCACTACTCCGGTGCGACGCTGGTCGGCAAGGGCACCGAGTTCGTCTTCCTGGAGACCCTCGGGGTCACCGTCCGTCGCCCGTCCGGGGTGCCCGAATCCAACGGCGAGATGGTCGCCGGCGGCACGATGCTGCTGGCCAAGGGCGACCTCGAGGCGGTCGGCGGATGGCGCCCGGTGCCGCGATCGGTCGACTACGGCGTGATCGAGCGACTCCGGCGCGACGGTGCGGTGATCTACCGGACCCACCCGCTCGGCTACATCTACCACCGGCGGGAGTCGGGACACACCTGGGACCCGGGGCAGCAGTACTTCCTCGACACGGCGTTCGCCCGTTGGCCGGGCATCCCCACCGAGGCGTTCGCCAACCCGGTCGCCGAGGGGACGGGCCCGGTGCCGGAACCCCTCGGCGCGCCGCTGGAGGTGGCCGGGCCGGGGCAGCTTGGCGGGTGA
- a CDS encoding glycosyltransferase family 2 protein, whose protein sequence is MALLSLIVPVYRVEEYLAECLDSLLGQSFTDFEVIAVDDASPDGSGEILSAYAERDSRIKVVTLPRNVGLGAARNTGLQHATGRYVWCVDSDDWLPPGTLEAVAARIEQTTPDLLVTGYARVYWDGRVEDHPVSAVHQGREVPETFTFAEQPGLLNHLWIACNKVIRRDFLVETGLTFGPGWYEDVAFVLPLMLASGRISLLDRDCYGYRQRQQGAITRTVSDRHFEVFDQWDRVFEFMNSRPGEFATLRPVIFQRMIWHCLQVLGHASRVPGPMRRTFFARISAQYRRHLPSGGAPVAAGNDGMKQRLVALGAYQLFELLMSAWQIRQRLAGRRPQAGAPIPRRVVQRSPIKTG, encoded by the coding sequence GTGGCCCTGCTCAGCTTGATCGTCCCGGTCTACCGGGTCGAGGAGTACCTCGCGGAGTGTCTCGACTCGCTCCTCGGCCAGTCGTTCACCGACTTCGAGGTGATCGCGGTCGATGACGCGTCCCCCGATGGCTCCGGCGAGATCCTCTCCGCGTACGCCGAGCGGGACAGCCGGATCAAGGTGGTGACCCTGCCCCGCAACGTCGGGCTCGGTGCCGCCCGCAACACCGGCCTGCAACATGCCACCGGCCGCTACGTCTGGTGCGTCGACAGCGACGACTGGCTGCCGCCGGGCACGCTCGAGGCGGTCGCCGCCCGGATCGAGCAGACCACGCCGGACCTCCTGGTGACCGGTTACGCCCGGGTCTACTGGGACGGCCGGGTCGAGGACCACCCGGTGAGCGCCGTGCACCAGGGGCGCGAGGTGCCGGAGACTTTCACCTTCGCGGAGCAGCCGGGCCTGCTCAACCACCTCTGGATCGCCTGCAACAAGGTGATCCGGCGGGACTTCCTGGTCGAGACGGGTCTCACCTTCGGCCCCGGCTGGTACGAGGACGTGGCGTTCGTCCTGCCGCTGATGCTGGCGTCCGGACGGATCAGCCTGCTCGACCGCGACTGCTACGGCTACCGCCAGCGGCAGCAGGGTGCGATCACCCGGACCGTCAGCGATCGCCACTTCGAGGTCTTCGACCAGTGGGACCGGGTCTTCGAGTTCATGAACTCCCGCCCCGGCGAGTTCGCCACCCTGCGCCCGGTGATCTTCCAGCGGATGATCTGGCACTGCCTCCAGGTCCTCGGGCACGCGAGCCGGGTGCCGGGACCGATGCGCCGCACCTTCTTCGCCCGGATCAGCGCGCAGTACCGCCGGCACCTGCCGTCCGGGGGTGCGCCGGTGGCCGCCGGCAACGACGGGATGAAGCAGCGGCTGGTCGCGCTCGGCGCGTACCAGCTCTTCGAACTGCTCATGAGCGCCTGGCAGATTCGGCAGCGGTTGGCCGGACGCCGGCCGCAAGCGGGAGCGCCCATCCCGCGTAGAGTGGTGCAACGGTCACCGATCAAAACAGGATGA